Below is a window of Mesotoga infera DNA.
ATCATAAGCAATTAGAGAAGCTACTGGACCACCTGTTCCCGGCAGCGCGCCTATGAACGTACCTATCACTGCCGACTGCAGTGAAAGGGGAATGTGCCTCAATAGCTGCCGAAAACCGACCTTCTCTTTTCCCAGCTTTCCGGAAATGGGATCGAGAGAACGCTGACCTATCTGAACGAGAATCTCCGAAAAACCGAACAGCCCGATCAGAGCGGCTATCAGTGAAATACCGGCCTGTAGCCTCATTGAACCGAACGTGAATCTCGGGGTTCCCATTATCGGATCGATTCCTATCAAGCTTATGATGACGCCTAGAGCAGCGCTTATCAATCCCTTAAGGAAGTTCTTCGACGTAAGAGACCCTACTGTTGTCAAGCCGAAGAGGGCAAGCAGAAAGTAGTCCATCGGCGAGAACTGCAGGGCAATCTTTGTAACTGGTTTTGCAAGCAAGGCCAGCATAATTAGACCAAAAAGAGTACCCACAAAAGAATAGACGGTAGCAACTCGCAAAGCCTTTTTGGCCTGTCCCTTCATGGTCATGGGAAAGCCGTCAAGAGTAGTTGCGACCGATGCGGGAGCTCCTGGGATGTTGACCAGTATGGCGGATATTGCCCCGGAGAAGACTCCGACAACGTAGACGCCCATCATAAGAGCCATTGCGTCGTTGACAGCCCATGTAAAAGTTACCGAAACGAGAATTGCAGTGGCCATTGTGACGGAAAGCCCCGGCATGGCGCCTACAATAAGTCCGGCAAAGGCACCAACAAATACCAGGAAAATGAACCTGAGATCTATTGCAGCCAGTATTTGTTCAATCATATCAACATCACCTTCTCAAGGCAGGTAGACACTCAGTAGCACACCGAAGGCGTAATACAGGCCTAGAGTAGTCCCCACGGAGATTATCCCGATCAGCCACCAGCGCTTTTCCCCCAAAAGGAGTAGCATCAGGGCCAGGTAAGGAATAGAAACAGCAATAAAACCGATTATCGGAACGA
It encodes the following:
- a CDS encoding C4-dicarboxylate ABC transporter permease, whose translation is MIEQILAAIDLRFIFLVFVGAFAGLIVGAMPGLSVTMATAILVSVTFTWAVNDAMALMMGVYVVGVFSGAISAILVNIPGAPASVATTLDGFPMTMKGQAKKALRVATVYSFVGTLFGLIMLALLAKPVTKIALQFSPMDYFLLALFGLTTVGSLTSKNFLKGLISAALGVIISLIGIDPIMGTPRFTFGSMRLQAGISLIAALIGLFGFSEILVQIGQRSLDPISGKLGKEKVGFRQLLRHIPLSLQSAVIGTFIGALPGTGGPVASLIAYDQAKKTVRKPEVPFGEGAVEGIVASESANNACIGGALIPMLTLAVPGDAVTAVLLSAMYVHGLRPGPLLFTQTPDLFYVILAAGIIGSLSIIAFGISVAPLMARMVLIPKKILLPVVAILCIIGAYAINSSVFDVLIMAIFGLMGFIMRRKGYSVAPMVLGIVLGSLMDANFRRAVSLASASDNLLISMFSRPISLILIAFILISLLSNFKFVKTGVRKLFSRGSDKGQEE